TGTGGGCAAAATCGTCAAGGTGGATGACCATTACGTCGATGTCGAGCTGGGGCAGGGTGTCCGGGTAAAGGCTGTGAAGTCCACCATCGGCGACGTTATCCCGCCGGGCGGCAACGCCGCGAACGACTGACGGGACATAATACACCATGCTTGAATTTCCGCGCTGGAAGAAGCTTTGGCTTTGGGGGATCACCCTGGCAGTAGCGCTGGCGGCGCTGCCGTCGCTGGTTTCCTCGACATCGATCCGGTGGCCCGAGGCATTGCCAAGCCCGACGGTCAATCTCGGACTTGATCTGGCCGGGGGCAGCCACATCCTGCTGGAGGCGGAAGCGTCGCAGGTTGAGGCCCAGCGTCTGGAAAACATGGAAGAGGCAATGCGCAACGTGATGCGCCAGGCCGAGCCACGGATCCGGATCGGCGATGTGTCGACAGCCAATGGCCGCCTTAGCTTCATGCTGGAAAATTCAAGCGACATTGATCGCGCACGCGAATTGCTGACGCCGCTGATGAATGGCGAAGGCCTGACCCGCGAATGGGACCTGACGGTGGTAGATACCAGCCGCATGGTCCTGACGCCGACGAGTGACGGGCTCGACAACGCCGTGACCCAGGCGATGGACAGCGCAACCGAAGTGGTACGCAAGCGTATCGATGAACTGGGCACGCGCGAGCCGACCATTATCCGTCAGGGTGATACCCGCATCGTGGTGCAAGTCCCCGGATTGCAAGACCCTGACCAGTTGAAAGAGCTGCTGGGCCAGACCGCGAAGCTCGAATTCAAGCTGGTCGACCAAAGCGCGCTTCCTGCCGATGTAGAGCAAGGCATCGCCCCGCCGGGCAGCCAGATCTTCCCTTACGCTGCGGGTACGCCGTTCGAAGGAACCTCGCTGGCAGTGCGCCGCCTTGGCGGGATCAAAGGCGACAATCTGATCAATGCACAGCAAACCGTCGATCCGCAGAACAACGAACCGGTGGTTTCGA
This is a stretch of genomic DNA from Parerythrobacter jejuensis. It encodes these proteins:
- the secD gene encoding protein translocase subunit SecD; protein product: MLEFPRWKKLWLWGITLAVALAALPSLVSSTSIRWPEALPSPTVNLGLDLAGGSHILLEAEASQVEAQRLENMEEAMRNVMRQAEPRIRIGDVSTANGRLSFMLENSSDIDRARELLTPLMNGEGLTREWDLTVVDTSRMVLTPTSDGLDNAVTQAMDSATEVVRKRIDELGTREPTIIRQGDTRIVVQVPGLQDPDQLKELLGQTAKLEFKLVDQSALPADVEQGIAPPGSQIFPYAAGTPFEGTSLAVRRLGGIKGDNLINAQQTVDPQNNEPVVSITFDQQGGQRFAQLTTQNVNKPFAIILDGEVLSAPNINEPILGGSAQISGSFTADSANQLAISLRSGALPVDLAIVEERTVGPDLGADSIRKGMLAMGLGAIAVIALMIVTYGRFGIYSTVALTINVLMLLGIMAVMNTTLTLPGIAGFVLTIGAAVDANVLINERIREERKRGRRVIAAVENGYKEASRAIYDANITNFIAGVLLFAFGSGPVRGFAVVLIIGLFTSVFTAVIMTRMWVAGWLRSSRPTELNV